The following coding sequences lie in one Streptococcus suis genomic window:
- a CDS encoding phage tail protein yields the protein MATDLGSAYVQIVPSAKGISGSISKLLGGEVESAGRSAGSSLGASLVSALSGALAAAGIGKIIGSALSAGADLQQSFGGLDTIYDGAQESAKQFAKEAYKAGISANTYAEQAVSMGASLKQALGGDSTKAINMANVAIMDMTDNAAKMGTDIGIIQQTYQSLARGNYAMLDNLKLGFGGTKAEMERLLTTAEGLPSAMGRKFDISNYADVVEAIHLVQESMGLTGVAAAEAENTYTGSLAAMKASWANTLAGLSLGENITPQLQALASTTSNFLFGNFIPMVGNVFKGLPTAIGTFIAEASPLVAQQFQGLFSSLGMSVDLTPITSKFQGILTAFQPVIAGLQTAFGQLPGFFSAIGAAVGPVITTIMDGIARMDFSGFQSLISAILPALQAGFQTFMSIVSPAIDSVVQSFVSMWNAAQPLITILSGALMPVLQILGSFLGGVVKGALEGVGFAFDALKVAIEFLTPVVDFLVQALNFVQPVLSTIAEWIGVAIGMFGNLGTAGEGLSAFIKSAWTNIQSAIQTAGNIIGTVIDWIKLAFSGAGNAVDVLKNVFSLAWMGIQDAIKVAKDIIDGVIKGVKSAFTSFQDVVSSVGKAVNGVIDTVVSTIKEVANIDISGAGKAIMDGFLGGLKSAWEGVKSFVGGIADWIAKNKGPISYDRVLLKPAGLAIMQGLNTNLQVGFKDVMGTVSGMAGAIAKPFENQSLAYDMTSSASVDVRRNLLSSTGDLAGSDGGSSLSARLANIERFLSVLVDKELAVYLDGEKLAQNSYMHQGAIMAREGI from the coding sequence GTGGCGACTGATTTAGGTTCTGCTTATGTGCAGATAGTCCCGTCTGCAAAAGGCATTAGCGGGTCGATTTCGAAATTATTGGGTGGTGAAGTTGAGAGTGCAGGTAGATCTGCTGGCTCAAGTCTCGGTGCCTCGCTCGTCTCTGCTTTAAGTGGAGCACTTGCAGCAGCAGGGATTGGAAAAATCATTGGTTCTGCTTTGAGTGCTGGTGCTGATTTGCAACAATCTTTTGGTGGTCTGGATACTATCTATGATGGTGCTCAAGAGTCTGCTAAGCAGTTTGCAAAAGAGGCCTACAAGGCTGGAATATCGGCAAACACCTACGCAGAGCAAGCTGTATCCATGGGGGCTAGCCTGAAACAGGCTCTTGGTGGTGATTCGACCAAGGCCATCAACATGGCAAACGTGGCTATCATGGACATGACGGACAATGCGGCTAAAATGGGTACCGATATCGGTATCATCCAACAGACCTATCAAAGTTTAGCCCGTGGCAACTATGCCATGCTGGATAACCTGAAGCTTGGTTTTGGTGGCACAAAGGCTGAAATGGAACGTTTGTTGACGACTGCTGAGGGCTTGCCGTCTGCTATGGGGCGCAAGTTTGATATCAGTAACTATGCGGATGTGGTAGAGGCTATCCACCTTGTCCAGGAAAGTATGGGATTGACAGGTGTAGCAGCTGCAGAGGCTGAGAATACCTACACGGGTTCGCTTGCTGCAATGAAGGCAAGTTGGGCTAACACACTTGCAGGCTTATCTTTGGGCGAGAATATCACGCCACAATTACAAGCCTTAGCGTCGACAACGTCTAATTTTTTATTCGGAAACTTTATTCCGATGGTTGGGAATGTATTCAAGGGTTTGCCAACTGCGATTGGAACGTTTATCGCTGAGGCTAGTCCTTTGGTTGCTCAACAGTTTCAGGGTTTGTTTTCGAGTCTTGGAATGAGTGTTGATTTAACCCCTATTACTTCAAAATTTCAAGGGATTTTGACGGCATTTCAGCCTGTCATAGCAGGGCTACAGACGGCTTTTGGGCAATTACCTGGTTTCTTTTCGGCGATTGGTGCGGCTGTTGGTCCAGTGATTACGACGATTATGGACGGTATTGCTCGGATGGACTTTTCAGGCTTCCAGTCCTTAATAAGTGCTATTTTACCAGCTCTACAAGCTGGCTTCCAGACCTTCATGAGCATTGTCAGCCCTGCCATTGACTCAGTCGTTCAATCCTTCGTGTCTATGTGGAATGCTGCTCAACCTTTGATAACCATTTTGAGCGGTGCTTTAATGCCTGTCTTGCAAATTCTGGGGTCCTTCCTTGGAGGTGTTGTAAAAGGAGCTCTTGAAGGTGTCGGATTTGCTTTCGATGCTTTAAAAGTGGCTATCGAGTTCCTGACTCCTGTGGTCGATTTTTTGGTACAGGCTTTGAATTTCGTTCAGCCTGTGCTGAGTACGATTGCTGAATGGATTGGTGTAGCTATCGGTATGTTTGGTAATCTGGGTACGGCTGGGGAAGGTTTGAGTGCTTTTATCAAGTCGGCTTGGACTAACATTCAATCAGCTATTCAGACGGCTGGAAATATCATTGGAACAGTCATTGACTGGATCAAATTGGCTTTTTCTGGAGCTGGAAATGCTGTTGATGTGCTTAAAAATGTCTTTTCTTTGGCTTGGATGGGCATTCAAGATGCCATTAAGGTTGCTAAGGACATTATTGACGGTGTCATCAAGGGTGTTAAGTCAGCCTTTACTAGCTTTCAGGATGTTGTATCTAGTGTTGGGAAGGCGGTCAATGGGGTCATTGATACGGTTGTCTCCACCATCAAGGAAGTTGCCAATATCGATATTTCTGGAGCTGGTAAAGCGATTATGGATGGCTTCTTGGGTGGTTTGAAGTCTGCTTGGGAGGGTGTCAAGAGTTTCGTAGGAGGAATTGCTGATTGGATTGCGAAAAACAAGGGTCCTATCTCATACGACCGAGTACTTTTGAAACCTGCTGGTCTAGCTATCATGCAAGGCTTAAATACCAACTTACAAGTGGGATTCAAGGATGTCATGGGGACGGTATCTGGCATGGCTGGAGCAATTGCTAAGCCTTTTGAAAATCAGTCCTTGGCTTATGATATGACGTCAAGTGCATCGGTGGATGTACGTCGAAACTTGCTGTCTTCTACTGGCGATTTGGCTGGAAGTGATGGAGGTAGTAGCTTGAGTGCTCGTTTGGCAAATATTGAGCGCTTCCTGTCTGTCTTGGTGGATAAGGAGTT
- a CDS encoding phage tail protein: MADAKLVSSAKPDIAGAISSAPTGTSLPTNATTKLNTAFKNLGYISEDGLTNEDTRESEELKAWGGDVVDTPQTGKSDKFTYKLIEVLNVDVLKEVYGPENVKGDLESGITVEVNSKELPTHPLVVDMLLKNGAKKRIVIPNAKVLEVGEITYADSDLAGYETTIQALPDSKGNTHYEYIKGASESTGTSSPSSS, encoded by the coding sequence ATGGCAGATGCAAAACTTGTGTCATCGGCAAAGCCTGATATTGCTGGGGCGATTTCCTCAGCTCCAACTGGAACGAGCTTGCCGACCAATGCGACTACTAAGCTAAATACGGCTTTTAAAAACTTAGGCTACATTTCAGAGGATGGCTTGACCAACGAGGACACTCGTGAATCGGAAGAACTGAAAGCCTGGGGCGGTGATGTGGTTGATACTCCTCAAACAGGAAAATCAGACAAATTTACCTACAAACTCATTGAGGTGTTAAATGTGGATGTCTTAAAAGAGGTCTATGGTCCTGAAAATGTGAAAGGCGACCTTGAATCAGGGATTACTGTGGAGGTCAACTCTAAGGAATTGCCTACGCATCCATTGGTAGTGGATATGCTGCTGAAAAATGGTGCTAAGAAGCGGATTGTCATCCCAAATGCTAAGGTGCTGGAAGTTGGGGAGATTACCTACGCCGACAGTGACTTGGCTGGTTATGAAACAACTATCCAAGCTCTGCCAGATAGCAAAGGCAATACACACTATGAGTACATTAAGGGAGCTAGCGAATCGACAGGAACAAGCTCGCCGTCGTCATCGTAA